In the Bacteroidales bacterium genome, TTATTACAATTAATATAATGAGAAAAATTCCTAAGTTGTCTATCATATCTGAGGCATCTAGTTTTCAAAAAGTTAAATTACTTTATTTATTAGGGAAACGGTATTGTCTAAATGCTATTTTATTAACAATAAATTTTGAATAAGTATTAGTCTGTTTTAGATTTTCTTAAGTGTTAATGATATTTTGTAATTAGTTGATATACAGTAAGAAAGTGCCTGTTGTAGATTGCGTAGTTTTTCTGTCTGTTGAGGCAAAATATTTTTAAAGAACTATACGATAAAATTTGTAGTTTTGTTCTTCCAAAAATATGATTATAAAAGACTATGTTTTGTAATATATTCTTTAAATTATTTTGGGCTTAAATAAAATAAATATATTGAAAACCAGATATTAACAAATAAAAATTTAATATAAAATTTAGTAAAATGGCTAAAGACAAAAAACAAAAAAATGTATATCTGTTTGGTAACAAAAAAGCCGAAGGAAATACAACAATGAAAAACCTTTTAGGTGGTAAAGGAGCAAATCTTGCTGAAATGAATTTAATTGGAGTTCCGGTTCCTCCGGGATTTACAATAACTACCGAAGTATGTACTGCATATAACGAAAAAGGTAAAGAGTATGCAATAGACTTGATTAAAGATGAAGTTGAAGCAGGAGTGAAATCTATTGAGGACATTATGGGAACCAAGTTTGGGGATAGAGAGAATCCTTGTTTGGTTTCTGTTCGATCTGGAGCTCGCGCTTCTATGCCGGGAATGATGGATACCGTATTAAACTTAGGTTTAAACGATACTGCTGTTGAAGGTATTGCAAAAAAATCGGGTAACGAGCGTTTTGCTTGGGATTCTTATCGTCGTTTTGTGCAAATGTATGGCGATGTAGTAATGGGAATGAAACCTGAATCTAAAGAAGATATTGATCCTTTTGAAGAAATTATAGAGAAAATAAAAGAAGAAAAAGGTGTTAAAGATGATAACGATTTAACCGTTGCTGACTTAAAAGATATGGTTGTTCGTTTTAAATCTGCCGTTAAAGATCAAACCGGACAAGATTTTCCTGAAGATCCTTGGGAGCAACTATGGGGTTCCATTATGGCTGTCTTCGATAGTTGGATGAACGACAGAGCTATTCTTTACCGTAAATTAGAAAATATTCCTGCTGAATGGGGAACAGCTGTTAATGTTCAAGCAATGGTATACGGTAATATGGGATCTAATTCTGCAACAGGGGTTGCGTTTTCAAGAGATGCAGCTACAGGAGAAAATATTTTCAATGGAGAATATTTAATAGACGCTCAAGGCGAAGATGTTGTTGCCGGTATTCGTACTCCACAGGAGATTACAATCGAAGGTTCTAAACGTTGGGCTGTTTTGGCAAATGTTACTGAAGAAGAGCGTGCCGCAAAATATCCTTCTTTAGAGGAAACAATGCCCGAAATTTATAAAGAATTAGATGAGATTCAGAAAAATTTAGAGCTTCACTATAAGGATATGCAGGATATGGAATTTACTATTCAAGATGGTAAATTGTGGATGTTGCAAACTCGTAATGGAAAACGTACCGGAGGAGCAATGGTGAAAATTGCTATGGATATGCTCAAAGAAGGTATGCTTACAGAAAAAGAAGCTTTATTGAGAGTTGAACCTAATAAATTAGACGAATTGTTGCACCCTGTTTTTGATAAAAAAGCTATTGGTAATGCAAACGTAGTTATTAAAGGTTTACCAGCTTCTCCCGGAGCTTCTACTGGACAAGTGGTTTTCTTTGCCGATGAGTGTGATAAGTACGAAAATTCTATTTTGGTTCGTATCGAAACTTCTCCTGAAGATTTAGAAGGAATGAATATTGCCAACGGTATTTTAACGGCTCGTGGAGGTATGACTTCTCACGCTGCTGTTGTTGCTCGTGGTATGGGTAAATGTTGTGTTTCTGGTGCCGGTAGTGCTAAAATTGATTATAAAACTAGAACATTGGTTGCCGATGGTAAAGAATTTAAAGAAGGTGATTGGATTTCATTAAACGGATCTACCGGTGAGGTTTATGAAGGAAAAATTGATACTATTGATCCTGAATTAAGTGGCTATTTTGGAGAATTAATGACTTTGGCTGATAAACATTCGGTTATGTTAGTTCGTACTAATGCCGATACTCCTCACGATTCTAAAGTGGCTCGCGATTTTGGTGCACAAGGAATTGGATTATGCCGTACAGAGCATATGTTCTTCGAAGAAGA is a window encoding:
- a CDS encoding pyruvate, phosphate dikinase, with translation MAKDKKQKNVYLFGNKKAEGNTTMKNLLGGKGANLAEMNLIGVPVPPGFTITTEVCTAYNEKGKEYAIDLIKDEVEAGVKSIEDIMGTKFGDRENPCLVSVRSGARASMPGMMDTVLNLGLNDTAVEGIAKKSGNERFAWDSYRRFVQMYGDVVMGMKPESKEDIDPFEEIIEKIKEEKGVKDDNDLTVADLKDMVVRFKSAVKDQTGQDFPEDPWEQLWGSIMAVFDSWMNDRAILYRKLENIPAEWGTAVNVQAMVYGNMGSNSATGVAFSRDAATGENIFNGEYLIDAQGEDVVAGIRTPQEITIEGSKRWAVLANVTEEERAAKYPSLEETMPEIYKELDEIQKNLELHYKDMQDMEFTIQDGKLWMLQTRNGKRTGGAMVKIAMDMLKEGMLTEKEALLRVEPNKLDELLHPVFDKKAIGNANVVIKGLPASPGASTGQVVFFADECDKYENSILVRIETSPEDLEGMNIANGILTARGGMTSHAAVVARGMGKCCVSGAGSAKIDYKTRTLVADGKEFKEGDWISLNGSTGEVYEGKIDTIDPELSGYFGELMTLADKHSVMLVRTNADTPHDSKVARDFGAQGIGLCRTEHMFFEEDKIRPMREMILANDEAGRREALDKLLPLQRTDFEGIFGAMHDLPVTVRLLDPPLHEFVPHEEENQAEMAKEMGISVEAIKQKVEDLHEFNPMLGHRGCRLGNTYPEITEMQARAIIEACLNLKEKGITTKPEIMVPLTGTKAEMKMQEKIVRTTVEKVFEERNDSIDYMVGTMIEVPRAALTADEMAESAEFFSFGTNDLTQMTFGYSRDDAGKFLPIYLEKGLLEKDPFQALDQTGVGSLMKIAVEKGRKTRPNIKIGICGEHGGEPSSVEFCNTLGFNYVSCSPFRVPIARLAAAQANIKQATWDKDKAVDQLKDSTKNVGDVLGVEFTELEKEARKAAKVARKEAEKEIKRLQSEAKDVLKKLKKELKNFKK